A region from the Malus domestica chromosome 07, GDT2T_hap1 genome encodes:
- the LOC139197553 gene encoding (+)-neomenthol dehydrogenase-like, which produces MAEATKRYAVVTGANKGIGLGIVKQLASDGITVVLTARDERRGLEAVEKLKQSGMAGEVVFHQLDVANPSTIAPLAEFIKTQFGKLDILVNNAGVGGSILDGDAFKAAVASGWKETIDWNKVMTENYELAKECVQINYYGAKRTTEALIPLLQLSESPIIVNVSSSMGMLNRIPSDRVKGVFSDVENLTEERIDEMLTQFLEDYKEGSLESKGWPSHMSSYILSKAAMNAYTRVLARKYPDFRINCVCPGFVKTDINSNSGVLPVEEGAARVVKLAFVPNDGPSGSFFSQNEVTDF; this is translated from the exons ATGGCAGAAGCAACAAAGCG GTATGCAGTTGTGACAGGGGCAAACAAAGGAATAGGATTAGGGATTGTCAAGCAGTTGGCATCAGACGGAATAACAGTGGTCTTAACAGCTAGAGATGAGAGGAGGGGTCTTGAAGCTGTTGAGAAACTCAAACAGTCCGGCATGGCAGGTGAAGTGGTTTTTCATCAACTTGATGTGGCTAACCCGTCAACCATTGCTCCTCTCGCGGAGTTCATTAAAACCCAGTTCGGGAAACTCGATATCTTG GTGAACAATGCAGGGGTTGGTGGATCCATTCTGGATGGTGATGCTTTTAAAGCTGCAGTAGCTTCTGGTTGG AAAGAAACAATTGATTGGAATAAAGTGATGACTGAAAATTATGAGTTAGCAAAAGAATGCGTGCAAATAAACTATTACGGTGCTAAACGAACAACCGAAGCGCTTATTCCACTCCTCCAGTTATCCGAATCACCAATAATTGTTAACGTTTCATCCTCCATGGGCATGTTAAACAGAATACCTAGTGACAGGGTTAAAGGAGTTTTCAGTGATGTCGAGAACCTAACAGAAGAGCGAATAGACGAGATGCTGACTCAGTTTCTAGAAGACTACAAGGAGGGTTCACTTGAGAGCAAGGGCTGGCCCTCTCATATGTCTAGCTATATACTCTCAAAGGCAGCAATGAATGCATATACACGTGTTCTAGCCAGGAAGTACCCCGATTTTCGTATCAATTGTGTCTGCCCCGGATTTGTCAAAACAGATATAAACTCCAATTCCGGCGTCTTGCCTGTCGAAGAAGGTGCAGCAAGGGTTGTGAAGTTAGCATTCGTGCCCAATGATGGCCCCTCTGGCTCCTTCTTTTCTCAGAATGAAGTGACAGATTTTTGA
- the LOC139197392 gene encoding uncharacterized protein, whose amino-acid sequence MGRAKKSPKFSVMKKVVTSKAIKSYKEAVLNPNKKDLTKEMLPRNVPNVSSALFFKYNTALGPPYRVLVDTNFINFSIQNKLDLEKGMMDCLYAKCTPCITDCVMAELEKLGQKYRVALRIAKDPRFERLLCTHKGTYADDCIVERVIQHKCYIVATCDRDLKRRIRKVPGVPIMYITQHKYSIERLPEATIGGAPRF is encoded by the exons ATGGGGAGAGCTAAAAAAAGCCCTAAATTCTCAGTCATGAAGAAGGTGGTCACCTCCAAAGCAATTAAAAG CTACAAAGAGGCGGTTTTGAATCCGAACAAGAAGGATCTCACCAAAGAAATGCTACCCAGAAATGT GCCAAATGTTTCTTCCGCGCTGTTCTTTAAATACAACACTGCTTTGGGACCGCCTTACCGGGTTTTGGTTGATACCAACTTCATCAATTTCTCTATCCAGAATAAG TTGGATTTGGAGAAGGGAATGATGGATTGCCTATACGCAAAAT GCACTCCTTGTATCACAGATTGTGTAATGGCAGAGCTCGAGAAGTTAGGTCAGAAATATCGTGTGGCTCTGAG GATTGCTAAGGATCCTCGTTTTGAGAGACTACTCTGCACTCATAAAGGGACTTACGCTGATGACTGTATTGTTGAAAGAGTTATCCAG CACAAATGCTACATTGTTGCTACATGCGATCGAGATTTAAAGCGAAGGATCAGAAAG GTCCCTGGTGTGCCAATCATGTACATCACTCAACACAAGTATTCAATTGAGAGGTTGCCAGAAGCAACCATAGGTGGAG CTCCAAGATTTTGA